One window from the genome of Cyclobacterium amurskyense encodes:
- a CDS encoding sialidase family protein yields MKINFQMLKGTGSALFVMLFLLHFQTLIAQTNGVNPSNYQQVQNAEHVVVYQEEGKFLGWPANNGAWSADGVNMLVGFTRGDYELIKDNHNIGGNQESWLARSTDMGKTWEGYDPKNYVGDFGKEPELLTLDNPINFSHPQFAMRIVGTSYHGAEDQRGHFFYSYNAGKSWSGPYRLGADDIREWPELKNTTLPAQTELTPRTDYLVKGKDECLVFMSVREKDQFGTDRLFSMRTMDGGRTFSYLNWIVPPFDEKKVDLSIKVKLEEDDALNPHPDQCRAVMSQTVILENGKLISAMRRRYEGNNWVDAYVSEDDGKSWNFLSEVGDAGAGNGNPPALNITDDGRLVAIFGNRKEPGTMMVVYSDNEGVSWSNPKILRDGYGSEDMETIDLGYPLLLKREDGKMVALYYWSTKEDLHHIAATIWDADM; encoded by the coding sequence ATGAAGATAAATTTTCAAATGCTAAAGGGCACCGGATCAGCATTATTTGTAATGCTGTTTCTCTTGCATTTTCAAACCTTAATTGCCCAAACAAATGGTGTAAATCCATCAAATTATCAGCAGGTTCAAAATGCGGAGCATGTTGTGGTTTATCAGGAAGAGGGTAAATTCCTCGGTTGGCCTGCAAATAATGGCGCATGGTCTGCAGATGGAGTGAACATGCTCGTAGGGTTTACTCGTGGAGATTATGAACTTATTAAAGACAACCACAACATAGGAGGAAATCAGGAAAGCTGGTTGGCCCGGAGTACTGATATGGGTAAAACCTGGGAAGGTTATGATCCGAAAAATTATGTCGGTGACTTTGGCAAAGAACCTGAACTCTTAACCTTAGACAATCCCATAAATTTTTCTCATCCTCAATTTGCCATGCGTATCGTGGGGACTTCCTATCATGGTGCGGAAGATCAGAGAGGACACTTTTTCTACTCCTATAATGCTGGTAAGTCATGGAGTGGGCCTTATCGACTTGGTGCTGATGATATTCGGGAATGGCCTGAATTGAAAAATACCACTCTTCCTGCCCAGACAGAGTTAACTCCAAGAACAGATTATTTAGTGAAAGGAAAAGATGAATGTCTTGTATTCATGTCTGTACGTGAAAAAGACCAATTCGGAACAGACAGGCTTTTTAGCATGCGTACAATGGATGGCGGAAGAACTTTTTCTTACCTGAACTGGATAGTGCCTCCTTTTGATGAAAAGAAAGTTGACCTTTCAATAAAGGTAAAACTAGAAGAAGATGATGCCTTAAATCCTCATCCAGACCAATGCCGCGCAGTTATGTCCCAGACAGTCATACTAGAAAACGGGAAGTTGATCAGTGCCATGCGCAGAAGGTATGAAGGAAATAATTGGGTTGATGCCTATGTCTCCGAGGATGACGGTAAGTCGTGGAACTTTCTATCAGAAGTAGGAGATGCAGGGGCAGGGAATGGCAATCCTCCCGCACTCAATATTACTGATGATGGAAGACTTGTTGCGATTTTCGGGAATAGGAAAGAGCCTGGAACCATGATGGTAGTGTACAGTGACAATGAAGGTGTCTCCTGGAGCAATCCGAAGATTCTGAGAGATGGATATGGCTCAGAGGATATGGAAACCATTGATCTTGGATACCCACTTTTATTAAAGCGTGAAGATGGTAAAATGGTAGCACTCTATTATTGGTCTACCAAAGAAGACCTTCACCATATTGCTGCCACCATTTGGGATGCAGACATGTAG
- a CDS encoding winged helix-turn-helix domain-containing protein, translating into MSETLSIQEAQKLVLISHNLPPSHKKGKAIDCTLSSIENLGYVQIDTISTVQRAHHHTLWSRNPRYQNSHLDELVAKKKVFEYWSHAAAYLPMKDYKYSLYRKNAILRGEQKHWFSKDIGLMKSVLNRIKEEGPLMAKDFMHQGKLKEWGSKPAKQALENLFMQGKLMISSRKNFHKVYDLTERVLPNHIDCREPSQMEYIRYLIKNYLKANGIGQAAEISYLLKNTKALVTAALQEMHSSGELVQTNVNGNIYYALPDVLSLLNKSLNRNQLKILSPFDNLLIQRKRMLNLFDFDYQIECYIPESKRKYGYFSLPILWNANLVARMDCKADRKTSILHINHLALEERLQDKDGFTHAFCKELEAFKQFNNCTEIKLHKTTPPDFKATLQNLL; encoded by the coding sequence ATGAGTGAAACCCTTTCCATTCAAGAAGCCCAAAAACTGGTATTGATATCACACAATCTTCCGCCTTCTCATAAAAAAGGAAAAGCCATAGACTGTACCTTATCGAGCATAGAAAATCTTGGCTATGTTCAAATCGACACCATCTCAACCGTGCAACGTGCGCATCATCATACTTTATGGAGTAGAAACCCAAGGTATCAAAATTCCCATCTTGATGAATTGGTAGCGAAGAAAAAAGTCTTTGAATATTGGTCTCACGCTGCCGCTTACCTACCAATGAAAGACTATAAATATAGCCTTTATCGAAAAAATGCCATTTTAAGGGGTGAGCAAAAACATTGGTTTTCTAAGGATATTGGTCTTATGAAATCGGTATTGAATCGCATCAAAGAAGAAGGGCCATTAATGGCCAAAGACTTTATGCACCAAGGGAAATTAAAAGAATGGGGAAGTAAACCTGCCAAGCAAGCGCTTGAAAATTTGTTTATGCAAGGTAAATTGATGATTTCTTCTCGAAAAAACTTTCATAAGGTATATGACCTAACCGAACGTGTACTACCGAATCACATAGACTGTAGGGAACCTTCACAAATGGAATACATTAGGTATTTGATTAAAAACTATCTCAAAGCTAACGGAATTGGGCAGGCTGCTGAAATCTCTTATTTGCTTAAAAACACAAAAGCCCTAGTCACCGCAGCATTGCAGGAAATGCATTCCAGTGGGGAGTTGGTACAAACAAACGTTAATGGAAATATTTACTATGCACTTCCGGATGTCTTATCCTTATTGAACAAATCCCTGAACCGAAACCAACTAAAAATCCTCTCCCCTTTTGACAATTTGCTCATTCAACGCAAGCGCATGCTAAACTTATTTGATTTTGACTATCAGATTGAATGTTATATCCCGGAATCAAAACGTAAATACGGCTACTTTTCTTTGCCCATATTGTGGAATGCAAATTTAGTGGCCCGAATGGATTGCAAGGCGGATAGAAAGACTTCCATTTTACATATCAATCATTTGGCATTGGAGGAAAGGCTGCAAGACAAAGATGGTTTTACGCATGCTTTTTGTAAAGAACTTGAAGCTTTCAAGCAATTTAACAACTGTACAGAAATTAAATTGCACAAAACGACCCCACCTGACTTTAAAGCTACTTTGCAAAACCTTTTATAG
- a CDS encoding metallophosphoesterase family protein → MKSLFIFLVTLLSATMAQSQQLPNLQFNNDKEFKVVQFTDTHVNVEAGKNMEVFTTIKKILEIEKPDLVVLTGDVATDGNPQKTYQAFEKVFEEAKMPWIVTLGNHDSQADLSRKEVSDFLQGLSYCLNNDKGETYGNSNFVFPVKSKENKAEALIYIMDSNAYSTLKPEVDGWGWFDHSQVNWYKEKSQQYTKANNDEPLPAIAFFHIPLPEYYQAWSNKEVKAIGKRKEDECGPEINTGMFAAMLESKDIMGTFVGHDHNNDYIGVHHNVALAYGRVTKTKTYRKAPVEGARIIVLTEGERKFDSWIREVNGRKVYPCTWPDSFVN, encoded by the coding sequence ATGAAATCGCTTTTTATCTTTTTGGTTACCCTCCTCTCAGCAACAATGGCACAATCTCAACAACTGCCCAATTTGCAGTTTAACAATGACAAGGAATTTAAGGTTGTCCAGTTTACAGACACCCATGTCAACGTAGAAGCAGGTAAGAATATGGAGGTATTTACGACAATTAAAAAAATACTTGAAATAGAAAAGCCTGATTTGGTCGTTTTGACAGGAGATGTAGCTACCGACGGCAACCCCCAAAAGACCTATCAAGCCTTTGAAAAAGTATTTGAGGAGGCCAAAATGCCATGGATAGTAACCCTTGGAAATCATGATTCTCAAGCCGATCTCTCCAGAAAAGAGGTCTCCGACTTCCTACAGGGATTAAGTTACTGTTTGAATAACGATAAGGGAGAAACTTATGGAAACTCCAATTTTGTGTTTCCCGTCAAAAGTAAAGAAAATAAAGCCGAAGCACTTATTTACATCATGGACTCCAATGCTTATAGCACTTTAAAACCTGAAGTAGACGGATGGGGCTGGTTCGATCATTCTCAAGTCAATTGGTACAAAGAAAAGAGTCAGCAATACACCAAGGCAAACAATGACGAACCTTTACCTGCCATTGCTTTTTTCCATATTCCATTGCCGGAATATTACCAGGCATGGAGCAATAAAGAAGTGAAAGCCATAGGTAAAAGAAAAGAAGATGAATGCGGACCGGAAATCAATACCGGCATGTTTGCCGCCATGTTAGAATCTAAAGACATCATGGGAACCTTTGTCGGTCACGATCACAACAACGATTATATAGGCGTACATCACAATGTGGCCTTGGCCTATGGAAGGGTTACCAAAACAAAAACCTATAGAAAAGCGCCCGTTGAAGGTGCAAGAATCATCGTTTTAACGGAAGGAGAAAGAAAATTTGATTCCTGGATCCGTGAAGTAAACGGAAGAAAAGTATATCCCTGTACCTGGCCGGATTCATTTGTGAATTAA
- a CDS encoding helix-turn-helix transcriptional regulator encodes MGVIGEIICETRKAKGLTQEELAEMSKVNLRTIQRIENKESDPRGKTLSLICEALELNIEEVLNSEKHHNENRIKSDLVYGYKLAPKGIRLLANLTEFFIFFVILIGPNVLYKMLTKNMDPNVGAFVKVEHLAFFSLLIGGVLYPVFSGNLGHKIFNLKVICAESGADYKKASEGAIREFLKYASSILLIPIIWLLWDNKNQNLYDKLTKTFVVEIDQKLGA; translated from the coding sequence ATGGGTGTGATTGGTGAAATAATTTGTGAAACAAGGAAAGCTAAAGGATTAACTCAAGAGGAATTAGCTGAAATGTCTAAAGTGAATTTAAGAACAATTCAGCGAATTGAAAACAAAGAAAGTGACCCTCGGGGTAAAACTTTAAGTTTAATTTGTGAAGCCCTTGAGTTAAACATAGAAGAGGTACTGAATAGTGAGAAACATCACAATGAAAATAGGATAAAATCAGATTTGGTTTACGGGTACAAATTAGCTCCGAAAGGAATCAGACTTCTAGCCAATTTGACAGAATTTTTCATTTTTTTCGTAATTTTAATAGGGCCTAATGTGCTATATAAAATGCTTACCAAAAATATGGACCCCAATGTAGGTGCATTTGTAAAAGTTGAACACCTGGCCTTTTTTTCACTTTTGATTGGAGGCGTATTGTATCCGGTTTTTTCAGGGAATTTAGGTCATAAGATATTCAATTTAAAAGTCATATGCGCTGAATCTGGAGCGGATTATAAGAAAGCTTCTGAGGGAGCCATTCGTGAGTTTTTAAAATACGCTTCAAGCATTCTTTTAATTCCAATAATATGGTTGCTTTGGGACAATAAAAACCAAAACCTATATGATAAGTTGACCAAGACATTTGTTGTTGAAATTGATCAAAAATTGGGGGCATAA
- a CDS encoding PAS domain S-box protein, giving the protein MGTEREDNIFLRGGGEMGKLIRAKDWENTALGDPSTWPQPLKTMVGVLLENPFGMYIAWGKEFTQIYNDGYRPILGATKHPQALGNSTKETFSEIWPIIGPMLDGVMEGEAVRFSDLMLPLNRNGYLENCYFDFSYSPIRLATGEVGGVLVTVIETTSKKIAENDLIENKNDLEFVIEAAQLGTYDYNPLTNTFSGNARLKEWFGYPPEEKITFNQAMAAIAETDRERVSQAINKVLKYSSGGIYDIEYTIVNAVTKEETIVHAKGKARFNEEKFAYRLNGTLEDVTERVLARKKIEENERNLRLMILQAPVAISIFRGANYTVEIANKYALELWGRKEEEVLNIPLFEAMPEIASQGIKELLDGVFSTGNRYATPERPVQLLRNGVLETVYIHFSYEALYDTNEEINGIMAIGYDVTPQVEARKTVEESEKRYHNLINSSPSSIAILSGKDLVITIANDIIIEYWGKGKDVLGKPYFELLPEMVEQGYVEVFEKVFETGIPFTAIETPVRILQHGKMTMKYYNFNVYPQRDLEGNINGLGIIATEVTSQAILNNKIKESEQNIRALVESAPFPIGVFVGEEMRISLANQSIMDAWGKGNDVVGKRYSDILPEFGNQHIFEQIRKVLRTGVPFHAKNQKVDIVKNGELKPYYYNYSFTPLLDASGKVDAVMNTAAEVTELHEAKQKVEEALSEIKLFKFMADTAADPFILMEEDGSFTYLNNSALEKWGYTEQEMSLLKVPDVDTVFDDKKYREAFQRAQREKIPPFETMHKNKQGHIYPVEINMGGVQVDQKNLLFAVARDISERKKAEQDVIEAFQKVEESEKRFRDSVKQAPLGIVIFRGSENVIEVANESYLQIIDKTEDQFVGKPLFETLPEVRTKIAPIIEGIYKTGNAFYGYEFPVDLNRHGKTEKSFFNFVYHPLKENNTITGIMVVATEVTATVKAKHIIEENEDKLKLIIEASELGIWDLDLKTQEMVASERCYNILGFANKKSLTQEELIAHVHPDDVKLRAEAFEKAYVEGSLHYQIRIVWEDQSLHWKDVKGKVYYDENNKPERMLGTVRDITEERTFHQQLLEREEKFRLLADSMPQFVWTSDPEGNLNYFNQSVFDFSGLTLEQIKRDGWQQIVHPDDKEENIKQWMEAVRSGKDFLLEHRFRKHNGEYRWQLSRAIPQKDADGTIKMWVGTSTDVQEQKMFTTELEKLVQLGTNELQQKNMALEKINKELQSFVYISSHDLQEPLRKIQIFASRIIETEYDVLSENGKKYFTRMHKSANRMQNLIQDLIAYSRTNDQEIKYEIVDLLEIIEDTKETLTEELEQSDVTFELNNLGKVKVVLVQFRQVVLNLISNSIKFAKKDQPVHIKISCESIKGKETGIEALNVDQNYNHIQYCDNGIGFDQQYSKKIFEVFQRLHNKEAYTGTGIGLAIVKRIIENHEGVILATGQLNKGATFDIYIPEP; this is encoded by the coding sequence ATGGGTACAGAAAGGGAAGACAATATTTTTTTACGAGGTGGAGGCGAAATGGGGAAGCTCATCAGAGCAAAAGATTGGGAAAACACAGCTTTAGGTGACCCAAGTACTTGGCCTCAACCATTAAAAACGATGGTAGGTGTCTTGCTTGAAAATCCCTTTGGTATGTACATCGCATGGGGGAAAGAATTTACTCAAATATACAATGATGGCTATCGTCCCATATTAGGAGCTACCAAACATCCTCAGGCATTGGGTAATAGTACAAAGGAAACCTTTTCTGAAATTTGGCCAATCATTGGACCTATGCTCGATGGTGTAATGGAGGGAGAAGCTGTTCGGTTTTCGGATTTGATGCTGCCACTTAACAGAAATGGGTATTTAGAAAACTGTTATTTTGATTTTTCATACAGTCCCATAAGATTAGCAACAGGGGAAGTGGGCGGAGTACTTGTAACAGTAATAGAAACCACTTCAAAAAAAATAGCTGAAAACGACCTTATAGAAAATAAGAATGATTTGGAATTCGTAATCGAGGCGGCTCAATTAGGAACCTATGACTATAATCCATTGACCAATACCTTTTCTGGTAATGCCAGATTGAAAGAATGGTTTGGTTATCCTCCCGAAGAAAAGATTACATTTAATCAAGCCATGGCTGCTATTGCGGAAACGGATAGAGAACGTGTATCCCAAGCCATTAATAAAGTCTTGAAATATTCTTCTGGTGGCATTTACGATATCGAATATACAATTGTAAATGCAGTGACCAAAGAAGAAACCATCGTCCATGCCAAAGGTAAAGCCAGGTTTAATGAAGAGAAATTTGCTTACAGATTAAACGGTACTTTGGAAGACGTTACCGAACGGGTATTGGCTAGAAAAAAAATAGAAGAAAACGAAAGAAATCTTCGGCTTATGATTCTTCAGGCTCCCGTTGCCATATCAATATTTAGGGGTGCCAATTACACAGTAGAAATTGCCAATAAATATGCCTTGGAACTTTGGGGTAGAAAAGAGGAAGAAGTGCTTAACATTCCGCTATTTGAGGCTATGCCGGAAATTGCTTCTCAGGGTATAAAAGAATTACTGGATGGTGTCTTCAGTACGGGCAATCGTTATGCCACGCCGGAAAGGCCTGTTCAACTTTTAAGAAATGGTGTATTAGAAACTGTGTACATCCATTTTTCATACGAGGCATTGTATGATACAAATGAGGAAATCAATGGCATCATGGCAATAGGTTATGATGTGACCCCTCAGGTAGAAGCAAGAAAAACCGTAGAAGAAAGCGAAAAGCGTTATCATAACCTTATAAACTCTTCCCCATCTTCTATCGCTATTTTATCTGGAAAAGATTTAGTGATAACCATAGCCAATGATATCATCATCGAATACTGGGGAAAAGGAAAAGATGTTTTAGGGAAACCTTATTTTGAACTTTTGCCAGAAATGGTGGAACAAGGGTACGTTGAGGTCTTTGAAAAAGTGTTTGAAACAGGAATTCCTTTTACAGCCATTGAAACGCCAGTACGAATCCTGCAACATGGTAAAATGACCATGAAATACTACAATTTCAATGTGTATCCCCAGCGGGATTTGGAAGGGAATATAAATGGACTTGGTATCATCGCTACAGAGGTTACTTCTCAAGCCATACTGAACAACAAAATAAAAGAAAGCGAACAAAACATTCGTGCTTTAGTAGAAAGTGCACCTTTTCCCATAGGTGTTTTTGTAGGAGAAGAAATGCGGATTTCTCTAGCTAATCAATCCATAATGGACGCCTGGGGAAAAGGAAATGATGTTGTAGGGAAACGGTATTCGGATATATTACCAGAATTTGGAAACCAGCATATTTTTGAACAGATACGTAAGGTCTTGCGTACTGGGGTTCCTTTTCATGCTAAAAATCAAAAAGTAGACATAGTAAAAAATGGGGAATTAAAACCTTATTATTACAACTATAGCTTCACCCCGCTTTTGGATGCTTCTGGAAAAGTGGACGCAGTAATGAATACAGCAGCTGAGGTAACAGAGTTACATGAAGCAAAGCAGAAGGTAGAAGAAGCCCTGTCAGAAATTAAGCTGTTTAAGTTTATGGCAGATACGGCGGCTGATCCCTTTATTCTTATGGAGGAAGATGGAAGTTTTACCTATCTCAATAATTCGGCTCTTGAAAAATGGGGCTACACTGAGCAGGAGATGAGCTTGTTGAAAGTGCCAGATGTAGATACTGTTTTCGATGATAAAAAATACAGAGAAGCTTTTCAGCGTGCGCAAAGGGAAAAAATTCCTCCTTTTGAAACCATGCATAAAAATAAACAAGGGCACATTTATCCTGTAGAGATTAATATGGGAGGGGTTCAGGTGGACCAAAAAAACTTGTTATTTGCCGTAGCACGTGACATTTCTGAAAGGAAAAAAGCTGAGCAGGATGTTATAGAAGCCTTTCAAAAAGTAGAGGAAAGTGAAAAAAGATTCCGGGATTCAGTGAAACAGGCACCGCTGGGTATAGTTATCTTCCGAGGTTCAGAAAACGTTATTGAGGTAGCCAATGAAAGCTATTTACAGATAATAGACAAGACTGAAGATCAATTTGTAGGGAAGCCTCTTTTTGAAACCTTGCCAGAAGTTAGAACAAAAATAGCCCCAATTATTGAGGGTATTTATAAAACAGGTAATGCTTTTTATGGTTATGAGTTTCCTGTGGATTTAAACCGTCATGGCAAAACGGAGAAGAGCTTCTTTAATTTTGTTTACCATCCTTTAAAAGAAAATAACACAATAACGGGTATAATGGTGGTAGCCACCGAGGTAACGGCTACTGTCAAGGCAAAACATATAATTGAGGAGAATGAGGATAAGCTCAAACTTATCATCGAGGCAAGTGAGCTCGGGATTTGGGATTTAGATCTTAAGACACAAGAAATGGTTGCCTCTGAGCGTTGCTATAATATTTTAGGTTTTGCGAATAAGAAGAGTCTAACCCAAGAGGAGCTTATTGCCCATGTGCATCCTGATGATGTAAAACTTAGAGCGGAGGCATTTGAAAAGGCTTATGTAGAGGGCTCGTTGCATTATCAGATAAGGATTGTATGGGAGGACCAATCTCTGCATTGGAAGGATGTAAAAGGCAAGGTTTATTACGATGAAAACAATAAGCCTGAACGCATGCTTGGAACCGTGAGGGATATTACGGAAGAGAGGACTTTTCACCAGCAATTATTAGAAAGGGAAGAGAAGTTTCGCTTATTGGCAGACTCGATGCCGCAATTTGTTTGGACCTCAGATCCTGAGGGAAACCTGAATTATTTCAATCAATCCGTTTTTGATTTTTCGGGCTTAACCTTAGAACAAATTAAAAGAGACGGTTGGCAACAGATAGTTCATCCGGATGATAAGGAGGAGAATATTAAGCAATGGATGGAAGCCGTTCGTTCGGGGAAAGACTTTTTGTTGGAGCATCGATTTCGCAAACACAATGGAGAATATCGCTGGCAGCTGAGCAGAGCAATTCCACAAAAAGATGCAGATGGGACCATAAAAATGTGGGTAGGTACCAGTACAGATGTTCAAGAGCAAAAAATGTTTACTACCGAACTGGAAAAATTGGTTCAGTTGGGAACAAATGAGCTACAACAAAAGAACATGGCCCTAGAGAAAATCAATAAAGAGTTGCAATCGTTTGTATACATCTCCAGCCATGATTTGCAAGAACCCTTACGAAAAATTCAGATTTTTGCTTCCCGTATTATTGAAACAGAATACGATGTTTTATCCGAAAATGGTAAAAAGTATTTCACCAGGATGCATAAGTCGGCTAACCGAATGCAAAATTTAATTCAAGATCTTATTGCTTATTCCAGAACCAACGATCAAGAAATAAAATATGAGATTGTGGACCTTCTTGAGATTATTGAAGACACTAAGGAAACGTTAACCGAAGAATTGGAACAAAGCGATGTTACCTTTGAGTTAAATAATCTTGGCAAGGTCAAAGTGGTACTCGTTCAGTTCAGACAGGTAGTCCTTAACTTAATTAGTAATTCCATCAAATTTGCCAAAAAGGATCAGCCTGTCCATATAAAAATTAGTTGCGAATCAATAAAAGGAAAGGAAACAGGAATTGAAGCCTTAAATGTTGATCAAAATTATAACCATATACAGTATTGCGATAATGGTATTGGTTTTGACCAGCAATACAGTAAGAAAATATTTGAAGTTTTTCAACGGCTACACAATAAGGAAGCCTATACCGGAACGGGTATTGGGTTGGCTATTGTAAAGAGAATAATAGAAAATCATGAAGGGGTAATATTGGCAACTGGCCAATTAAATAAAGGAGCTACTTTTGATATTTATATTCCTGAACCATAA
- a CDS encoding M56 family metallopeptidase encodes MTVYFIKIIVCSALFLAFYKLILEEERMLRFNRFYLIGSLIFSFIVPLLTFTNRVSALPVVEKVITDSMFFSEAGNAPEIVVSNENNYLLLILLTIYVTITTLLFFRFSINLKTIINKAWANDILSFRNCKLILLDQSERPHSFLGYIFLNADDYLSGNIEQEILFHELAHVEQKHSWDVLFIEIVHILFWFNPFIFLYRKAIMLNHEFLADEAVIKEYTDVKAYQILLLDKVSKQNSSFITSQFNHSITKKRLLMMTKTKSFRNTFCKQLAVVPLLGMAVFFFSTITIAQDKTEAVQPKQIVVPATMDGATPAQLAEYSEIVNKAKNDKGRPVEYKISKDDEERLLSLYLLMSKEQQGQQMIMFRTLPPPMQKTTPTEQQIESWKDAKMYGVWIDGKRISNEELNNYSPTDFGQLYVSKLEKNAKNYGKHFYQVNLMTNEHYEAYYKRVIVSENKYYMNFRVNN; translated from the coding sequence ATGACAGTTTACTTCATTAAAATAATTGTTTGTTCTGCATTGTTTTTGGCTTTCTATAAATTGATCTTAGAGGAAGAAAGAATGCTTCGATTCAATAGGTTTTACCTCATTGGCAGTTTAATTTTTTCATTCATTGTACCCCTGCTGACTTTTACCAATCGGGTGTCAGCGCTTCCGGTGGTGGAAAAAGTGATTACCGATTCGATGTTTTTTTCCGAGGCCGGGAATGCGCCAGAAATAGTGGTGTCTAATGAGAACAATTACCTACTGCTTATTCTCTTGACCATTTATGTGACCATTACAACCTTATTGTTTTTTAGGTTTTCTATAAACCTTAAAACGATAATAAATAAAGCATGGGCAAATGATATCCTTTCATTTAGAAACTGCAAGCTCATCCTTTTAGACCAAAGCGAAAGGCCACATAGTTTTTTAGGCTATATATTCCTCAATGCGGATGATTACTTGAGTGGAAATATTGAACAAGAAATTCTCTTTCATGAACTGGCACATGTAGAACAAAAACATTCTTGGGATGTCCTATTCATAGAAATCGTCCATATCCTATTTTGGTTTAACCCATTTATTTTTCTTTACCGGAAAGCCATAATGCTGAACCATGAGTTCTTAGCTGATGAGGCAGTAATCAAGGAATATACAGATGTAAAAGCCTATCAAATTTTGCTGCTTGATAAAGTAAGCAAGCAAAACAGCTCATTTATAACAAGTCAGTTTAACCATTCTATAACCAAAAAACGATTACTTATGATGACCAAAACCAAATCATTCCGAAACACTTTCTGCAAGCAATTGGCCGTTGTTCCCCTTTTGGGTATGGCTGTGTTTTTTTTCAGCACTATAACAATTGCACAAGATAAAACCGAGGCTGTTCAGCCCAAACAAATTGTCGTTCCTGCTACGATGGACGGGGCGACCCCTGCCCAACTTGCTGAGTACAGTGAAATTGTGAACAAAGCGAAAAATGACAAAGGACGTCCTGTGGAATACAAAATCTCTAAGGATGACGAAGAAAGATTATTATCCTTGTATTTATTAATGAGTAAAGAGCAGCAAGGGCAACAAATGATAATGTTTAGGACCTTGCCTCCACCGATGCAAAAAACGACACCTACTGAACAGCAAATTGAGTCCTGGAAGGATGCTAAAATGTATGGCGTTTGGATAGACGGGAAGCGAATTAGTAATGAAGAGTTGAATAATTATAGCCCTACTGATTTTGGGCAACTATATGTAAGCAAACTTGAAAAAAATGCTAAAAATTATGGCAAACATTTTTACCAGGTAAATCTGATGACGAATGAGCATTATGAAGCTTATTATAAAAGGGTAATAGTAAGCGAAAATAAATACTATATGAATTTTCGTGTAAATAATTAG
- a CDS encoding BlaI/MecI/CopY family transcriptional regulator: protein MQLSKKEEQLMEFIWKQGKVFMKDIIESYPEPKPATTTISTLLKRLQDKKFVAYKVFGNSRQYYPLVKKVDYFSKHVKGMIKNYFDNSPLQFASFFTKATDLTTTELEDLKKIVDQEIKRKEK from the coding sequence ATGCAATTGTCGAAAAAAGAAGAGCAACTAATGGAGTTTATCTGGAAGCAAGGCAAAGTTTTCATGAAAGACATTATTGAATCTTATCCTGAACCAAAACCTGCTACTACAACAATTTCCACCTTGTTAAAAAGGTTGCAAGACAAAAAATTTGTTGCCTACAAGGTGTTTGGGAATTCCCGGCAATATTATCCTTTGGTGAAGAAGGTGGATTACTTTTCAAAGCATGTGAAGGGAATGATTAAAAATTACTTTGACAATTCACCACTGCAGTTTGCTTCGTTTTTTACTAAAGCCACAGATCTTACAACAACTGAATTGGAAGACCTTAAAAAAATTGTAGATCAGGAAATTAAAAGAAAGGAAAAATGA
- a CDS encoding iron chaperone, protein MQYEAKTPSEYLKELENDWRKVKLEEIRKLIKNKGPSLQEGIEYKMLSFGNGEKNIFHLNAQSAYVSLYVGNIDKVENAQDLLRAFDKGKGCIRIRKSIDLSKTGLEAFIKKTIDLWEKGGNTDC, encoded by the coding sequence ATGCAGTATGAAGCAAAAACACCAAGTGAATACTTAAAGGAATTGGAAAATGATTGGCGAAAGGTCAAGCTTGAAGAAATTCGAAAATTGATTAAAAATAAGGGACCTTCTCTTCAAGAAGGCATTGAATACAAAATGCTGTCTTTTGGCAACGGAGAGAAAAATATTTTTCATCTAAATGCACAAAGTGCCTATGTTAGTCTATATGTAGGAAATATTGACAAAGTAGAAAATGCACAAGACCTGCTAAGGGCTTTTGATAAAGGAAAGGGATGTATTAGAATAAGAAAGTCAATCGACCTTTCTAAAACCGGACTGGAAGCATTTATCAAAAAGACAATTGATCTATGGGAGAAAGGTGGAAACACGGATTGCTAG